A DNA window from Mycolicibacter hiberniae contains the following coding sequences:
- a CDS encoding type I polyketide synthase: protein MTIHEHDRVSADGSGSGRFPSASSALVDRLTAGEPYAVAFGGQGSAWLESLEELVSSAGIETELATLAGEADLLLEPIANELVVVRPIGFEPLQWVRALAAEDAIPSAKQLTSAAVSVPGVLLTQIAAMRALERQGLDLAATPPVAAAGHSQGILAVESLKAGGANDVQLLAIAQLVGAAGTLVARRRGISVLGDRPPMVSITNVDPERISQLLDEFAQDVRTVLPPVLSIRNGRRSVVITGTPEQLSRFELYCEQIADKEAAERKNKLRGGAVFAPVFEPVQVEVGFHSPRLSDGVEIVCRWAARVGLDVELTRQLAGSILVGQVDWVDEVTALDEAGARWILDLGPGDILTRLTAPVIRGLGIGIVPVATRGGQRNLFTIGAVPEVARPWTSYAPTVVALPDGRVKLETKFTRLTGRSPILLAGMTPTTVDAKIVAAAANAGHWAELAGGGQVTEEIFDDRVAQLTELLEPGRTVQFNSLFLDPYLWKLQVGGKRLVQKARQSGAPFDGLVISAGIPELEEAVELIAELNDAGISHVVFKPGTVEQIRSVIRIAAEAPTAPVIVHVEGGRAGGHHSWEDLDDLLLATYSELRSQPNITLCVGGGIGTPEQAAEYLSGRWSQQYGFPLMPVDGILVGTAAMATKEATTSPAVKQMLVDTTGTDQWIGAGKAQGGMASSRSQLGADIHEIDNVASRCGRLLDEVAGDGEAVAERRDEIIAAMADTAKPYFGDVAEMTYAQWLRRYVELAIGAGDSTADTASPDSPWLADTWRERFGSMLQRAEARLHELESGPIETLFADTPQGQAILERPAEAIEALVARYPDAEKVRLHPADAPFFTQLCKTPGKPVNFVPVIDKDVRRWWRSDSLWQAHDARYTAEQVCIIPGISAVAGITRIDEPVGELLDRFEQAAVDQVLATGAEPTPVSARRRGRTDVTGALAVVLDAPDVLWAGRTATNPVHRIADPHEWQVHENRTATHPSTGARLEAVSESTVELQVPLSGVWISIRFTVPATVVDGTAPLVSTEDAAAAMRSVLAIAAGVEGPDALPPVHEGTATVTVAWDPEQVADHTGVTATFGAPLAPGLSTVPDALVGRCWPAVFAAIGSATTDTGFPVVEGLLSLVHLDHAAQLLGALPAEPAELTVTATVSAATDTEVGRVVPVSVTVAAADGTVLATLQERFAIRGRTGAAELTDPVRAGGAVSDNATDTPRRRRRDVTVTAPVDMRPFAAVSGDYNPIHTDRAAALLAGLESPIVHGMWLSAAAQHVVTATDGQARPPARLVGWTARFLGMVKPGDDVDFRVDRVGIDLGAEVLEISARIGSDLVMSATARLTAPKTVYAFPGQGIQHKGMGMEVRARSKAARKVWDSADKFTRETLGFSVLHVVRDNPTSLIASGVHYQHPEGVLYLTQFTQVAMATVAAAQVAEMREQGAFVEGAIACGHSVGEYTALACVSDVYELEALLEVVFHRGSKMHDIVPRDAMGRSNYRLAAIRPSQIDLDDADVTAFVAEISERTGEFLQIVNFNLRGSQYAIAGTVAGLEALEAEVERRREISGGKRSFILVPGIDVPFHSSVLRIGVDDFRRSLERVMPRDTDPELIVGRYIPNLVPKPFTLDREFIQEIRDLVPAEPLDEVLADYDTWRNEKPAELCRKIVIELLAWQFASPVRWIETQDLLFIEEAAGGLGVERFVEIGVKTAPTVAGLATNTLKLPEYAHSTVEVLNAERDAAVLFATDTDPEPEPEEEEAPAEASAEGAPAAAAAPAPAAPAAPSGGPRPEDIAFDAADATCALIALSAKMRIDQIEALDSIESITDGASSRRNQLLVDLGSELNLGAIDGAAEADLAGLKSQVTKLARTYKPYGPVLTDAINDQLRTILGPSGKRPGAIAERVKKTWELGDGWAKHVTVEVALGTREGSSVRGGPLGGLHEGALADGAAVDKVIDAAVQAVAARRGVAVSLPSAGGGGGGATVDAAALGEFTAQITGRDGVLASAARLVLGQLGFDDAVSAPAGVTDSELIDLVTAELGSDWPRLVAPAFDGRKAVLLDDRWASAREDLVKLWLTDEGEIDADWTRLAERFEGTGHVVATQATWWQGRALASGRQIHASLYARIAAGAENPGRGRYSDEIAVVTGASKGSIAASVVGQLLDGGATVIATTSRLDDERLGFYRSLYREHARFGAALWVVPANMASYADIDALVEWVGTEQTENLGPQSIHLKDAQTPTLLFPFAAPRVAGDLSEAGPRAEMEMKVLLWAVQRLIGGLSKIGAERDIASRLHVVLPGSPNRGMFGGDGAYGEAKASLDAVVARWKAESSWASRVSLAHALIGWTRGTGLMGHNDVIVDAVEEAGVTTYSTEQMAAMLLELCSVESKVAAANAPIEADLTGGLAEANLDMAELAARAREEMTAEAAAGDESAGADTVAALPSPPRGQTAAPAPAWADLDVDLADMVVIVGGAELGPLGSSRTRFEMEVAGELSAAGVLELAWTTGLVRWEDDPTPGWYDTATGELVDEAELVERYHDTVVERVGIREFVDDGAIDPDHASPLLVSVFLDKDFSFVVSSEADARAFVEFDPEHTVVRPVPDSSDWQVIRKAGTEIRVPRKSKLSRTVGAQIPTGFDPTVWGISQDMATSIDRVALWNIVATVDAFLSAGFTPTELMRWVHPSLVASTQGTGMGGMTSMQTMYHGNLLGRAKPNDILQEVLPNVVAAHVVQSYIGSYGAMIHPVAACATAAVSVEEGVDKIRLGKAELVVTGGYDDLTLEAIIGFGDMAATADTEVMRAKGISDAKFSRANDRRRLGFVEAQGGGTILLARGDLAAKMGLPVLAVVAYAQSFADGVHTSIPAPGLGALGAGRGGRDSVLARSLAKLGVGADDIAVVSKHDTSTLANDPNETELHERLADSLGRSEGAPLFVISQKSLTGHAKGGAAVFQIMGLCQVLANGVIPPNRSLDCVDDELATAGHLVWARETLELGEKFPLKAGLVTSLGFGHVSGLVALVHPAAFLAALDPTQRATYQEQAAARVLAGQRRLASAIAGGKPMYERPADRRFDHSAPEKRQESAMLLNPAARLGDDDVYIG from the coding sequence GTGACGATCCACGAACACGACCGGGTGTCTGCCGACGGATCAGGCTCTGGGCGGTTCCCCAGCGCCTCGTCCGCTCTGGTGGACCGGCTGACGGCCGGCGAGCCGTACGCGGTCGCTTTCGGTGGGCAGGGCAGCGCCTGGCTGGAGTCGCTCGAAGAGCTGGTGTCCTCCGCCGGGATCGAGACGGAGCTGGCCACCCTGGCCGGCGAGGCCGACCTGCTGCTCGAGCCGATCGCCAACGAACTTGTGGTGGTCCGGCCCATCGGCTTCGAGCCGCTGCAGTGGGTGCGGGCGCTGGCCGCCGAGGACGCGATCCCGTCGGCCAAGCAGCTGACCTCGGCTGCGGTGTCGGTGCCGGGCGTCCTGCTGACCCAGATCGCCGCCATGCGCGCGCTGGAGCGCCAGGGGCTGGATCTGGCGGCAACCCCGCCGGTGGCCGCGGCCGGCCACTCGCAGGGCATCCTCGCCGTCGAGTCGCTGAAGGCCGGCGGCGCCAACGACGTGCAGCTGCTGGCGATCGCCCAACTGGTGGGCGCCGCCGGAACCCTGGTGGCCCGGCGCCGGGGCATCTCGGTGCTGGGAGACCGTCCGCCGATGGTGTCGATCACCAACGTCGACCCCGAGCGCATCAGCCAACTGCTGGACGAGTTCGCCCAGGACGTGCGCACGGTGCTGCCGCCGGTGCTGTCCATCCGCAACGGCCGGCGCTCGGTGGTCATCACCGGAACTCCCGAACAACTCTCCCGTTTCGAGCTGTACTGCGAGCAGATCGCCGACAAGGAGGCCGCCGAGCGCAAGAACAAACTGCGCGGCGGTGCGGTCTTCGCCCCGGTGTTCGAGCCGGTGCAGGTCGAAGTCGGATTCCACTCGCCGCGGCTGTCCGACGGCGTCGAGATCGTCTGTCGGTGGGCCGCCAGGGTGGGCCTCGACGTCGAGCTGACCCGTCAACTGGCCGGTTCGATCCTGGTGGGCCAGGTCGACTGGGTCGATGAGGTCACCGCGCTGGATGAGGCGGGCGCCCGTTGGATCCTGGATCTGGGACCCGGCGACATCCTGACCCGGCTGACCGCACCGGTGATCCGCGGCCTGGGCATCGGAATCGTGCCGGTGGCCACCCGCGGGGGACAGCGCAACCTGTTCACCATCGGCGCCGTGCCCGAGGTCGCCCGGCCTTGGACCAGTTACGCACCCACCGTGGTCGCGCTTCCCGACGGCCGGGTCAAGCTCGAGACCAAGTTCACCCGGCTCACCGGCCGCTCGCCGATCCTGCTGGCCGGCATGACGCCGACCACCGTCGACGCCAAGATCGTCGCCGCGGCCGCCAATGCCGGGCACTGGGCGGAGTTGGCCGGCGGCGGGCAGGTCACCGAAGAGATCTTCGACGACCGCGTTGCGCAGCTGACCGAGCTGCTCGAACCGGGCCGCACCGTGCAGTTCAACTCGCTGTTCCTGGACCCCTACCTGTGGAAGCTGCAGGTCGGCGGCAAGCGGCTGGTGCAGAAGGCACGTCAGTCCGGCGCCCCGTTCGACGGGCTGGTGATCAGTGCCGGCATCCCCGAACTGGAAGAGGCCGTCGAGCTGATCGCCGAGCTCAACGACGCCGGCATCAGCCATGTCGTCTTCAAGCCCGGCACCGTCGAACAGATCCGGTCGGTGATTCGCATCGCCGCCGAGGCGCCCACCGCGCCGGTGATCGTGCACGTCGAGGGAGGCCGCGCCGGCGGTCACCACTCCTGGGAGGACCTCGACGACCTGCTGTTGGCGACCTACTCCGAGCTGCGTTCGCAGCCCAACATCACGCTGTGCGTCGGCGGCGGTATCGGCACCCCCGAGCAGGCCGCCGAGTACCTGTCCGGCCGGTGGTCGCAGCAGTACGGCTTCCCGCTGATGCCCGTCGACGGCATCCTGGTGGGCACCGCGGCGATGGCCACCAAGGAGGCCACCACCTCGCCGGCGGTCAAGCAGATGCTGGTGGACACCACGGGCACCGACCAGTGGATCGGCGCCGGCAAAGCCCAGGGCGGCATGGCATCTTCGCGAAGCCAGCTCGGCGCCGACATCCACGAGATCGACAACGTCGCCTCCCGTTGCGGCCGGCTGCTCGACGAAGTCGCCGGTGACGGCGAGGCCGTCGCCGAGCGCCGCGACGAGATCATCGCCGCGATGGCCGACACCGCTAAGCCGTACTTCGGCGATGTCGCCGAGATGACGTATGCGCAATGGCTGCGCCGGTACGTGGAATTGGCGATCGGCGCGGGCGACTCCACCGCCGACACCGCGTCGCCGGACAGTCCCTGGCTTGCCGACACCTGGCGCGAGCGGTTCGGCTCGATGTTGCAGCGCGCCGAAGCGCGACTGCACGAGCTGGAGTCCGGGCCGATCGAGACCCTGTTCGCCGACACCCCGCAGGGACAGGCCATCCTGGAGCGCCCGGCGGAAGCCATCGAAGCGCTGGTGGCTCGCTACCCCGACGCCGAGAAGGTCCGGCTGCACCCGGCCGACGCGCCGTTCTTCACCCAGCTGTGCAAGACGCCGGGCAAGCCGGTCAACTTCGTGCCGGTGATCGACAAGGACGTGCGCCGCTGGTGGCGCAGCGACTCGCTGTGGCAGGCGCACGACGCCCGCTACACCGCCGAGCAGGTCTGCATCATTCCGGGTATCTCCGCCGTCGCCGGGATCACCCGGATCGACGAGCCGGTCGGCGAGCTGCTGGACCGTTTCGAGCAGGCCGCGGTCGACCAGGTGCTGGCCACCGGCGCGGAGCCGACGCCGGTCAGCGCGCGCCGCCGGGGACGCACCGATGTCACCGGTGCGCTGGCCGTCGTGCTCGACGCTCCCGACGTGCTGTGGGCGGGACGCACCGCCACCAACCCGGTGCACCGGATCGCCGACCCCCACGAGTGGCAGGTGCACGAGAACCGCACCGCCACCCACCCGTCCACCGGGGCGCGTCTGGAGGCCGTCTCGGAGTCCACCGTGGAACTGCAGGTGCCGCTGTCGGGTGTGTGGATCAGCATCCGCTTCACCGTGCCGGCCACCGTCGTCGACGGCACCGCCCCGCTGGTGTCCACCGAAGACGCCGCCGCCGCGATGCGTTCGGTGCTGGCCATCGCCGCCGGTGTCGAGGGCCCGGACGCACTGCCCCCGGTGCACGAGGGCACGGCCACCGTGACCGTGGCGTGGGACCCCGAGCAGGTCGCCGACCACACCGGGGTGACCGCGACCTTCGGGGCGCCGCTGGCGCCGGGGCTGTCCACCGTGCCCGACGCACTGGTCGGCCGGTGCTGGCCGGCGGTGTTCGCCGCCATCGGCTCGGCCACCACCGACACCGGTTTCCCGGTGGTCGAGGGCCTGCTGTCGTTGGTGCACCTGGACCACGCGGCGCAGCTGCTCGGCGCGCTGCCGGCCGAACCGGCCGAATTGACCGTCACCGCAACGGTTTCGGCGGCCACCGACACCGAGGTCGGCCGCGTCGTCCCGGTGTCGGTCACGGTTGCTGCGGCCGATGGCACCGTGCTGGCCACCCTGCAGGAGCGCTTCGCGATTCGCGGGCGCACCGGCGCCGCGGAATTGACTGACCCGGTCCGGGCCGGCGGCGCGGTCTCCGACAACGCCACCGACACCCCGCGCCGCCGCCGGCGTGACGTCACCGTCACCGCGCCGGTGGACATGCGACCGTTCGCTGCCGTCTCCGGTGACTACAACCCGATCCACACCGACCGGGCCGCGGCGCTGCTGGCCGGCCTGGAATCGCCCATCGTGCACGGCATGTGGCTCTCGGCCGCGGCCCAGCACGTGGTGACCGCCACCGACGGCCAGGCCCGCCCGCCGGCGCGGCTGGTGGGCTGGACCGCGCGCTTCCTGGGCATGGTCAAGCCCGGCGACGACGTCGACTTCCGCGTGGACCGGGTCGGAATCGACCTGGGCGCAGAGGTTTTGGAGATCAGCGCACGGATCGGCTCGGATCTGGTGATGTCGGCGACCGCCCGGCTGACCGCCCCCAAGACCGTCTACGCATTCCCGGGCCAGGGCATCCAGCACAAGGGCATGGGCATGGAGGTCCGCGCCCGGTCCAAGGCCGCACGCAAGGTGTGGGACTCCGCGGACAAGTTCACCCGCGAAACCCTGGGCTTCTCGGTGCTGCACGTGGTGCGCGACAACCCGACTTCCCTGATCGCTTCCGGCGTGCACTACCAGCACCCCGAGGGTGTGCTGTACCTGACGCAGTTCACCCAGGTGGCGATGGCCACCGTGGCCGCCGCGCAGGTCGCCGAGATGCGCGAGCAGGGCGCCTTCGTCGAGGGCGCGATCGCCTGCGGCCACTCCGTCGGCGAGTACACCGCGCTGGCCTGTGTCAGTGACGTTTACGAGCTGGAGGCACTGCTGGAGGTGGTGTTCCACCGCGGCTCGAAGATGCACGACATCGTGCCGCGCGACGCGATGGGACGCTCCAACTACCGGTTGGCCGCCATCCGGCCGTCGCAGATCGACCTCGACGACGCCGATGTGACCGCGTTCGTCGCCGAGATCTCTGAGCGCACCGGGGAATTTCTGCAGATCGTCAACTTCAACCTGCGCGGCTCGCAGTACGCGATCGCCGGCACGGTGGCCGGTCTGGAGGCGCTGGAGGCCGAGGTCGAGCGGCGCCGGGAGATCTCCGGCGGCAAGCGCTCATTCATCCTGGTTCCCGGGATCGACGTGCCGTTCCACTCGAGCGTGCTGCGTATCGGCGTCGACGACTTCCGGCGTTCGCTGGAGCGGGTCATGCCGCGTGACACCGACCCCGAGCTGATCGTCGGACGCTACATCCCGAACCTGGTGCCCAAGCCGTTCACTTTGGATCGGGAGTTCATCCAAGAGATTCGCGACTTGGTCCCGGCCGAGCCCCTCGACGAGGTTCTGGCCGACTACGACACCTGGCGCAACGAGAAGCCCGCCGAGTTGTGCCGCAAGATCGTCATCGAGTTGCTGGCCTGGCAGTTCGCCAGCCCGGTCCGCTGGATCGAGACGCAGGATCTGCTGTTCATCGAGGAGGCGGCCGGCGGGCTGGGCGTGGAGCGATTCGTCGAGATCGGTGTGAAGACCGCACCGACGGTGGCCGGACTGGCCACCAACACCCTCAAACTGCCCGAGTACGCCCACAGCACCGTGGAAGTGCTCAACGCCGAGCGGGACGCCGCGGTGCTGTTCGCCACCGACACGGACCCCGAGCCGGAACCGGAGGAGGAAGAGGCTCCGGCTGAGGCATCTGCGGAAGGCGCCCCGGCCGCGGCGGCCGCCCCGGCGCCGGCGGCTCCGGCCGCACCGTCCGGGGGCCCGCGCCCTGAGGACATCGCGTTCGACGCCGCCGACGCCACCTGCGCGCTGATCGCGTTGAGCGCCAAGATGCGCATCGACCAGATCGAGGCCCTGGACTCCATCGAGTCCATCACCGACGGGGCGTCCTCGCGGCGCAACCAGCTGCTGGTGGACCTGGGCTCGGAGCTGAACCTGGGCGCCATCGACGGCGCCGCCGAGGCCGACCTGGCCGGGTTGAAGTCGCAGGTGACCAAGCTGGCGCGCACCTACAAGCCGTACGGCCCGGTGCTGACCGATGCGATCAACGACCAGCTCCGCACCATTCTGGGGCCCTCGGGCAAGCGGCCCGGTGCCATCGCCGAGCGGGTCAAGAAGACCTGGGAGCTCGGTGACGGCTGGGCCAAGCACGTCACCGTCGAGGTGGCGTTGGGGACTCGCGAAGGCTCCAGCGTCCGGGGCGGACCGTTGGGCGGCCTGCACGAGGGTGCGCTCGCCGACGGTGCGGCTGTCGACAAGGTGATCGACGCGGCCGTGCAGGCCGTTGCCGCGCGGCGCGGTGTCGCGGTGAGCCTGCCGTCGGCCGGCGGTGGCGGCGGCGGCGCGACCGTGGACGCTGCTGCGCTGGGCGAGTTCACCGCCCAGATCACCGGCCGCGACGGGGTGCTGGCTTCTGCTGCCCGACTGGTGTTGGGCCAGCTCGGATTCGACGACGCCGTGAGTGCGCCGGCGGGTGTCACCGACAGTGAGCTGATCGACCTGGTGACCGCCGAATTGGGGTCGGACTGGCCGCGCCTGGTGGCGCCGGCGTTCGACGGCCGCAAAGCGGTGCTGCTCGACGACCGCTGGGCCAGTGCCCGCGAGGACCTGGTCAAGCTGTGGCTGACTGACGAAGGCGAGATCGACGCCGACTGGACCCGTCTCGCCGAGCGTTTCGAGGGCACCGGCCATGTCGTGGCCACCCAGGCCACCTGGTGGCAGGGCCGGGCGCTGGCGTCGGGCCGGCAGATTCACGCCTCGCTCTACGCCCGGATCGCCGCCGGCGCGGAGAACCCCGGCCGGGGCCGCTACAGCGACGAGATCGCAGTGGTGACCGGGGCCTCCAAGGGCTCGATCGCGGCGTCGGTGGTCGGGCAGCTGCTCGACGGCGGTGCGACCGTGATCGCGACCACCTCCCGGCTCGATGACGAGCGGCTGGGCTTCTACCGCAGCCTCTACCGCGAGCACGCCCGGTTCGGTGCGGCGCTGTGGGTGGTGCCCGCCAACATGGCCTCCTACGCCGATATCGACGCACTCGTGGAGTGGGTCGGTACCGAGCAGACCGAAAATCTTGGGCCGCAGTCGATTCACCTCAAAGACGCGCAGACCCCGACGCTGCTGTTCCCGTTCGCAGCACCGCGGGTCGCCGGCGACCTGTCCGAGGCCGGTCCGCGTGCCGAGATGGAGATGAAGGTGCTGCTGTGGGCCGTGCAGCGGCTCATCGGCGGATTGTCGAAGATCGGTGCTGAACGCGACATCGCCTCACGGCTGCACGTGGTGCTGCCGGGTTCGCCCAACCGCGGCATGTTCGGCGGTGATGGCGCCTACGGGGAGGCCAAGGCATCGCTGGACGCCGTGGTGGCGCGGTGGAAGGCCGAGTCGTCGTGGGCCTCGCGGGTCAGCCTCGCGCACGCCCTGATCGGCTGGACCCGGGGCACCGGGCTGATGGGCCACAACGACGTCATCGTCGATGCGGTCGAGGAAGCCGGTGTCACCACCTACTCGACCGAGCAGATGGCCGCCATGCTGCTGGAGCTGTGCAGCGTCGAGTCCAAGGTGGCCGCGGCCAACGCGCCGATCGAGGCCGACCTGACCGGTGGCCTGGCCGAGGCGAACCTGGACATGGCAGAGCTGGCCGCCCGGGCGCGCGAGGAGATGACCGCCGAAGCGGCAGCCGGGGACGAGTCCGCGGGCGCCGACACCGTCGCGGCACTGCCGAGCCCGCCGCGCGGGCAGACCGCGGCACCCGCGCCGGCCTGGGCCGACCTCGACGTCGACCTGGCCGACATGGTGGTCATCGTCGGTGGCGCCGAACTCGGCCCGCTGGGCTCCTCGCGGACCCGCTTCGAGATGGAGGTCGCCGGCGAGCTGTCGGCAGCCGGGGTGCTGGAGCTGGCGTGGACCACCGGGCTGGTCCGCTGGGAAGACGACCCGACGCCCGGTTGGTATGACACCGCCACCGGCGAGCTGGTCGACGAGGCCGAGCTGGTCGAGCGGTACCACGACACCGTGGTGGAACGCGTGGGCATCCGCGAGTTCGTCGACGACGGAGCGATCGACCCGGACCACGCCTCGCCGCTGCTGGTCAGCGTGTTCCTGGACAAGGACTTCTCGTTCGTGGTCTCCAGCGAGGCCGACGCGCGCGCGTTCGTCGAGTTCGACCCCGAGCACACCGTGGTGCGCCCGGTGCCGGACTCCTCGGACTGGCAGGTGATCCGCAAGGCGGGCACCGAGATCCGGGTCCCGCGCAAGAGCAAGCTGTCGCGCACGGTGGGTGCTCAGATCCCGACCGGGTTCGACCCGACGGTGTGGGGCATCAGCCAGGACATGGCCACGTCCATCGACCGGGTGGCGCTGTGGAACATCGTCGCCACCGTGGATGCGTTCCTGTCGGCGGGCTTCACCCCGACCGAGCTGATGCGCTGGGTGCATCCGTCGCTGGTGGCCAGCACCCAGGGCACCGGCATGGGCGGCATGACGTCGATGCAGACCATGTACCACGGCAACCTGCTCGGGCGCGCCAAGCCCAACGACATCCTGCAGGAAGTCCTGCCGAATGTGGTTGCGGCGCATGTGGTCCAGAGCTACATCGGCTCCTACGGCGCGATGATCCACCCGGTGGCCGCCTGTGCCACCGCGGCGGTTTCGGTCGAAGAGGGCGTCGACAAGATCCGGCTGGGCAAGGCGGAGCTGGTGGTCACCGGCGGGTACGACGACCTGACGCTGGAGGCCATCATCGGATTCGGTGACATGGCGGCGACCGCCGACACCGAGGTGATGCGCGCCAAGGGCATCAGCGACGCGAAGTTCTCCCGCGCCAACGACCGGCGCCGGCTGGGCTTCGTCGAGGCCCAGGGCGGCGGCACCATTCTGCTGGCCCGCGGCGACCTGGCCGCCAAGATGGGCCTGCCGGTGCTGGCCGTGGTGGCCTACGCACAGAGCTTCGCCGACGGCGTGCACACCTCGATCCCGGCGCCGGGCCTGGGCGCGCTGGGCGCGGGCCGGGGCGGCAGGGACTCGGTGCTGGCCCGCTCACTGGCCAAACTGGGTGTGGGCGCCGACGACATCGCGGTGGTGTCCAAACACGACACCTCCACGTTGGCCAACGACCCCAACGAGACCGAGCTGCATGAGCGGCTGGCCGACTCGCTGGGCCGCTCGGAGGGTGCACCGCTGTTCGTGATCAGCCAGAAGAGCCTCACCGGGCACGCCAAGGGCGGCGCGGCGGTGTTCCAGATCATGGGCTTGTGCCAGGTGCTGGCCAACGGGGTCATTCCGCCGAACCGGAGCCTGGACTGCGTCGACGACGAGCTGGCGACCGCCGGGCACCTGGTGTGGGCGCGCGAGACCCTGGAGCTGGGAGAGAAGTTCCCGCTCAAGGCCGGGCTGGTCACCAGCCTCGGATTCGGTCACGTGTCCGGGCTGGTCGCGCTGGTGCACCCGGCGGCGTTCCTGGCGGCGCTGGACCCGACTCAGCGCGCGACCTACCAGGAGCAGGCAGCTGCCCGGGTGCTGGCCGGCCAGCGGCGTCTCGCCTCGGCGATCGCCGGTGGCAAGCCGATGTATGAGCGGCCCGCCGACCGGCGGTTCGACCACTCCGCGCCGGAGAAGCGTCAGGAGTCGGCGATGCTGCTCAACCCGGCGGCACGGCTCGGCGACGACGACGTCTATATCGGCTAA
- the acpS gene encoding holo-ACP synthase AcpS: MSIVGVGIDLVSIPDFAEQVDQPGTVFTETFTPGERRDASDKSSSAARHLAARWAAKEAVIKAWSGSRFAQKPVLPEAIHRDIEVVTDTWGRPKVRLSGEIAQHLAEVTIHVSLTHDGDTAAAVAILEVT; this comes from the coding sequence ATGAGCATCGTTGGTGTGGGGATCGACCTCGTCTCGATTCCCGACTTCGCCGAGCAGGTGGACCAACCCGGGACGGTGTTCACCGAGACGTTCACCCCCGGTGAGCGGCGGGATGCCTCCGACAAGAGTTCGTCGGCGGCACGGCACCTGGCCGCCCGCTGGGCGGCCAAGGAGGCGGTGATCAAGGCGTGGTCGGGGTCGCGGTTCGCCCAGAAGCCGGTGTTGCCGGAGGCGATTCACCGCGACATCGAGGTGGTGACCGACACCTGGGGACGCCCCAAGGTGCGACTCTCCGGGGAGATCGCCCAGCATCTGGCCGAGGTGACGATCCACGTGTCGCTGACCCACGACGGCGACACCGCCGCCGCGGTCGCCATCCTGGAGGTCACCTAA
- a CDS encoding LysR family transcriptional regulator yields the protein MPLSPRMPDLPAFEMLLAIAKTGSLGAAGRELGLTQQAVSARLSAMEAQTGVRLVTRSARGSQLTSAGAVVTEWADQLLEVAAHVDAGLASLRTASRKKVTVAASLTVAEHLMPRWIVSLQASAARAGQPAPEVILSAGNSEQAVANVRAGSADLGFIESPGALAGIRSRVVAQDSLVVVVPPDHKWVRRSKPVSAAELSQTPLAVREQGSGTRDTLTAALRAVLGPGVQQAAPALELSSSVAVRGAVLAGAGPAVMSRLAVADDLAIGRLRCVDVPEVDLRRTLRAIWTGGRNPPAGAVRELLSHIGSTATGRGG from the coding sequence ATGCCGCTGAGCCCCCGCATGCCCGATCTGCCGGCGTTCGAGATGTTGCTGGCCATCGCCAAGACCGGCAGCCTGGGTGCGGCCGGCCGGGAATTGGGGCTGACACAGCAGGCGGTCTCGGCGCGGCTTTCGGCCATGGAGGCACAGACCGGGGTGCGGCTGGTGACCCGCAGTGCGCGGGGCTCGCAACTGACGTCGGCCGGGGCCGTCGTCACGGAGTGGGCGGACCAGCTGCTGGAGGTCGCCGCCCACGTCGATGCCGGGCTGGCTTCGTTGCGGACGGCCAGCCGTAAGAAGGTGACCGTGGCTGCGAGCCTGACCGTCGCCGAACATCTGATGCCCCGGTGGATCGTGTCGCTGCAGGCCTCCGCGGCTCGAGCGGGGCAACCGGCCCCGGAGGTCATTCTGAGCGCCGGCAACAGCGAGCAGGCGGTAGCCAATGTCCGCGCCGGTTCGGCAGACCTCGGCTTCATCGAGAGTCCGGGGGCCCTGGCGGGGATCCGAAGCCGTGTCGTCGCCCAGGACAGCCTCGTGGTGGTGGTGCCGCCCGACCACAAATGGGTGCGCCGCTCCAAGCCGGTGAGCGCCGCCGAACTGAGCCAGACCCCGCTGGCCGTCCGGGAACAGGGGTCGGGCACGCGGGACACGCTGACGGCGGCGTTACGCGCCGTCTTGGGTCCCGGCGTCCAGCAGGCAGCTCCGGCGCTGGAACTGTCGTCGTCGGTGGCCGTGCGCGGTGCCGTGCTGGCCGGTGCCGGGCCGGCGGTGATGAGCAGATTGGCCGTCGCCGACGATCTTGCGATCGGCAGGCTGCGCTGCGTCGATGTGCCCGAAGTGGACCTGCGCCGGACGCTGCGGGCGATCTGGACGGGTGGACGCAATCCACCGGCCGGTGCGGTCCGGGAGCTGTTGAGCCACATCGGCAGCACGGCCACCGGCCGCGGTGGCTAG